The Takifugu flavidus isolate HTHZ2018 chromosome 21, ASM371156v2, whole genome shotgun sequence genome has a window encoding:
- the mrpl53 gene encoding 39S ribosomal protein L53, mitochondrial, with protein MAAPSKSAVVLKAVKKIVVQFCPFESNVRSTREFLAVVASEKARSTNLNCEVVAMVKHDKSEPLVDVTYLDGERLVMEGANLSSREMLGAFQSRCSAKDQAQPAKK; from the exons atggcGGCTCCCAGTAAGAGCGCCGTGGTCCTGAAGGCTGTCAAGAAAATTGTGGTCCAGTTTTGTCCCTTTGAGTCCAATGTTCGGTCCACTCG GGAGTTTCTAGCTGTGGTGGCTTCTGAAAAGGCCAGATCCACCAACCTGAACTGTGaggtggttgccatggtgaagcATGACAAGTCGGAACCCCTGGTGGATGTTACCTATT TAGATGGAGAGAGGCTGGTGATGGAGGGGGCTAATCTGAGCAGCAGGGAGATGCTCGGGGCGTTCCAGTCGCGCTGCAGCGCCAAGGACCAAGCACAACCTGCAAAGAAATAA
- the LOC130518607 gene encoding uncharacterized protein LOC130518607 isoform X1, whose protein sequence is MASLMVWSVTMTVVVALTGLMLFLYSKSGAPKTGGGATPGETANATALVAREQRANSTVAANQNTPETSFRPRIKTLDLKDCDSDSSGRAHCGSSSTEPQGPAAHRRVHDDLLTFPPSRFPRDARFNALLPAGQRQMFEGIFHLNLTYRRDNELHVHWKLNLRPNPDGPQMEPVAWIRESGRRCFREPRKRIDVGVLQRSSNMWAGQNCFMRTSSCQFYLRLHRDCVTEPFRGARVLAGARRNSGNVAPFVPSVYTGAVPDAAKLAEFLLSLDPEHRILMSFFKWKLFYNGRRGRAEERVAFLCQA, encoded by the coding sequence ATGGCGTCCCTCATGGTTTGGAGCGTCACCATGACAGTCGTGGTCGCCCTGACTGGACTCATGTTGTTCCTGTACAGTAAGTCCGGTGCTCCGAAGACAGGTGGGGGGGCGACGCCTGGAGAAACGGCCAACGCCACCGCTTTAGTGGCACGAGAACAACGCGCCAATTCAACCGTGGCGGCCAATCAAAACACGCCTGAGACGTCGTTCCGGCCCAGAATCAAAACACTGGATTTAAAGGACTGTGACTCTGACAGCAGCGGCCGGGCCCATTGCGGATCCTCATCCACGGAACCACAAGGACCCGCGGCTCACAGGAGAGTCCACGACGACCTCCTCACCTTTCCCCCCTCCAGATTTCCCAGGGACGCCCGCTTTAACGCGCTCCTGCCTGCAGGCCAGCGCCAGATGTTTGAAGggattttccatttaaatttgACCTACAGGAGGGACAACGAGCTCCACGTTCACTGGAAACTGAATCTGAGGCCGAACCCGGATGGACCCCAGATGGAACCGGTGGCGTGGATCAGGGAATCGGGTCGGAGATGCTTCAGAGAGCCCAGGAAGCGCATCGACGTGGGCGTCCTGCAGAGATCCTCCAACATGTGGGCCGGCCAGAACTGCTTCATGAGAACCAGCAGCTGCCAGTTCTACCTGCGTCTGCACCGGGATTGCGTCACAGAGCCTTTCCGTGGTGCGAGAGTTCTGGCCGGGGCGAGAAGGAATTCCGGGAATGTGGCTCCATTCGTGCCCTCGGTTTACACGGGCGCCGTGCCCGATGCCGCCAAACTGGCCGAATTTCTGCTGAGCCTAGACCCAGAGCACAGGATTTTGATGAGCTTCTTCAAGTGGAAGCTGTTTTATAACGGCAGACGAGGCCGAGCCGAGGAGAGGGTCGCGTTCCTCTGCCAGGCGTGA
- the LOC130518607 gene encoding transmembrane protein 196 isoform X2: MCSSRKILWSLLFLSAAEVGLGVASIILGAVGISRVRGQLRTQQGDASPVWSGMCFLVCGLCGVLCAWKRTGLIMILFSACCICGLIGGILNFQFVRALSKRPDSASSIHLAAMTLACLGITSCTLCTWLTCRLASSEQQRMFHEREHSLHHSHEMAEKEILDNSSNGIPQISYNGHATETP; encoded by the exons ATGTGCTCCAGCCGCAAGATCCTGTGGAGCCTCCTGTTCCTGTCGGCGGCGGAGGTGGGCCTGGGGGTGGCGAGCATCATCCTGGGGGCCGTGGGCATCAGCCGGGTCCGGGGGCAGCTCCGGACGCAGCAGGGGGACGCCTCGCCCGTGTGGAGCGGAATGTGT TTTCTGGTCTGCGGGTTGTGCGGAGTGCTGTGCGCGTGGAAGAGGACGGGTCTTATT ATGATCCTATTCTCAGCGTGCTGCATCTGCGGGCTGATCGGTGGGATCCTCAACTTTCAGTTTGTCAGAGCTTTGAGCAAGCGTCCAGACTCCGCCAGTTCCATCCATCTGGCCGCCATGACTCTGGCCTGTCTGG GGATTACCTCCTGCACCTTATGCACCTGGCTGACCTGCCGTCTGGCCTCCTCCGAGCAGCAGAGGATGTTCCACGAGAGGGAACACTCGCTACACCACTCCCACGAGATGGCTGAGAAG GAGATCCTGGACAACTCCAGCAATGGAATTCCGCAGATTTCCTACAACGGGCATGCGACGGAAACACCGTGA
- the polr1f gene encoding DNA-directed RNA polymerase I subunit RPA43, whose amino-acid sequence MANLEHAEGEPKHENMSVEISAGASPDQPPEQSQVIAPEADAVLSSIPSFAAASALLSAPYSCLVLNTHRRHVTLPPVYLSKKRSGIRGELQTQLLKFSQILKGVPLAYDNIRILGQYGDIINDSGYIHMDILADFILFQPRKGQKLLGKVNKLGVSHVGCLVHGCFNASIPKPNLVPMETWRDAGPRIGAELEFEVTALDADTVGVLLIRGRLDRTRVQELLAIGETSESSITVDQPNPSDTEANGELNLDPTDECTVKKKKKKKNKIKEETEEVTDSSCIQPDASATELKRAVNDESGTGEKKKKRKKEKHLKPEEVKDEEVQVSVMEVHGSDSGYQSDKPHKKRKHEPAADITSSVGDGPEPKKSKKRKSGIEQIA is encoded by the exons ATGGCGAACCTGGAGCATGCTGAGGGCGAGCCGAAACATGAGAACATGTCTGTGGAAATCTCCGCCGGGGCTTCTCCGGACCAGCCCCCCGAACAGTCGCAAGTAATCGCCCCAGAGGCGGACGCCGTCCTCAGCTCCATCCCATCGTTCGCAGCCGCTTCCGCGCTCCTGTCCGCGCCGTACTCGTGCCTGGTGCTCAACACGCACCGCAGGCACGTCACCCTGCCGCCCGTCTACCTCAGCAAGAAGAGGTCGGGCATCCGAGGAGAGCTGCAAACCCAACTGCTCAAGTTCTCACAGAT TCTAAAAGGAGTCCCTCTGGCCTATGACAACATCCGGATACTAGGCCAGTATGGGGACATCATCAACGATAGCGGCTACATCCACATGGACATACTGGCGGATTTCATTCTCTTTCAGCCCAGGAAGggacagaagctgctg GGCAAAGTAAACAAACTCGGGGTCAGCCACGTCGGCTGCCTGGTGCACGGCTGCTTCAACGCCAGCATTCCCAAACCCAACCTTGTTCCCATGGAAACATGGCGCGATGCAGGGCCAAGAattggagcagagctggaattTGAGGTGACTGCGCTCGATGCCGACACTGTGGGGGTGCTGCTGATCCGCGGACGGCTGGACAGGACCAG GGTGCAGGAACTGCTGGCTATTGGTGAGACCTCAGAGTCCAGCATCACCGTAGACCAACCAAACCCATCAGACACTGAAGCAAATGGGGAGTTGAACCTAGACCCCACAGACGAGTGTACCgttaagaaaaagaagaagaagaaaaataagatcaaagaggagacagaagaagtcACAGATTCTTCCTGCATCCAGCCGGACGCCAGCGCGACAGAACTGAAACGGGCGGTGAACGACGAAAGCGGAACTGgtgagaaaaagaagaaaagaaagaaagaaaaacatctgaaaccggaggaggtgaaggacgAGGAGGTTCAGGTGTCGGTCATGGAGGTCCACGGCAGTGACAGTGGTTACCAGAGTGACAAGCCgcacaaaaagaggaaacacgAGCCCGCCGCAGATATCACATCGAGCGTCGGTGATGGTCCTGAGCCTAAAAAgtcaaagaagaggaaaagtggaATTGAGCAGATTGCCTAA
- the fam8a1a gene encoding protein FAM8A1: MSASAGSDTSRDLPVKPPQTSATTEYCATLQRWIWQSYWGYAGWQSWLCLSAFPPPGTSAPAAGAHASAAGQQRFDTRNWYSYPVPVSSPASPAHPGGAASGRNQAPETPARPGQEYTIPSPLQRFLAETVDFFILFCVKATIVLWIMHLSGMKDIARFITHFIVEEIDENTSMEDLQKMMVVALVYRVLVCVYETLCIWGAGGATPGKFLLGLRVVTCDTSTLVRPNRVLVVPASSVSLSASTVRALNKNFSIAFLFPVFITLLFFQHNRTVYDVVAGTIVVQCRGDR; the protein is encoded by the exons ATGTCTGCTTCTGCCGGGAGCGACACCAGCCGTGACCTCCCCGTTAAACCGCCCCAGACCTCCGCGACCACGGAGTACTGCGCGACGTTGCAGCGCTGGATCTGGCAGTCGTACTGGGGCTACGCCGGCTGGCAGAGCTGGCTGTGCCTCTCCGCCTTCCCTCCGCCGGGGACAAGCGCCCCCGCGGCGGGCGCGCACGCCTCCGCCGCCGGCCAGCAGAGGTTCGACACCCGGAACTGGTACAGCTACCCGGTCCCTGTCAGCTCCCCGGCGTCCCCGGCTCATCCAGGCGGTGCTGCGAGCGGGCGGAACCAGGCCCCCGAGACTCCGGCCCGGCCAG gaCAGGAGTACACCATTCCCTCTCCTCTGCAGAGGTTCCTGGCGGAGACGGTGGACTTCTTCATCCTGTTCTGCGTGAAGGCCACCATCGTGCTGTGGATCATGCACCTGAGCGGTATGAA GGACATTGCCAGGTTCATCACGCACTTCATCGTGGAGGAGATCGACGAGAACACGTCGATGGAGGACCTccagaagatgatggtggtCGCCCTGGTCTACAGGGTGCTGGTGTGCGTCTATGAG ACGCTCTGCATCTGGGGCGCGGGCGGCGCCACGCCGGGGAAGTTCCTGCTCGGCCTGCGGGTGGTGACGTGCGACACGTCCACGCTGGTCCGACCCAACCGGGTTCTTGTTGTCCCCGCCTCCAGCGTCTCCCTCTCCGC GTCCACGGTTCGGGCGCTCAATAAGAACTTCTCCATCGCTTTCCTCTTTCCCGTCTTCATCacgctcctcttcttccagcacAACAGGACCGTGTACGACGTGGTGGCGGGGACCATTGTGGTCCAGTGCCGGGGGGACAGGTAG
- the LOC130518626 gene encoding helix-loop-helix protein 2, producing MQGHFGDATVTNSASDLNPMGPDGQVDHERPGKTTQMRLNDHRWSGDADGGGVRAAHLVMGAQRCYGGVFHGHPGKARRRRLITVVQRQAANVRERKRMFSLNEAFDELRRKVPTFAYEKRLSRIDTLRLAIVYISFMTDLLRQHGQSSPA from the coding sequence ATGCAAGGCCACTTTGGAGATGCCACCGTCACAAACTCGGCCAGTGACCTGAACCCGATGGGACCAGATGGGCAGGTGGATCACGAGCGGCCCGGTAAGACCACCCAGATGCGCCTGAACGACCACCGCTGGAGCGGGGACGCGGACGGGGGCGGCGTGCGCGCCGCGCATTTGGTGATGGGTGCCCAGAGGTGCTACGGCGGCGTGTTCCACGGACATCCCGGTAAAGCCAGACGGAGGAGGCTCATCACGGTTGTGCAGCGGCAGGCGGCCAACGTGCGGGAGAGGAAGCGGATGTTCAGCCTGAATGAGGCGTTCgatgagctgaggaggaaagtcCCCACCTTCGCCTACGAGAAGAGACTGTCGCGCATCGACACGCTCCGGCTGGCCATCGTCTACATCTCCTTCATGACCGACCTGCTGAGGCAACACGGTCAAAGCAGCCCCGCGTGA
- the fabp4a gene encoding fatty acid binding protein 4a: MVEKFVGTWKMISSENFDDYMKAIGVGFATRQVGNRTKPNLVVSVDDQGTVCMKSQSTFKNTEIKFKLNEPFEETTADDRKTRTVVTLENGKLVQKQNWDGKETCIEREISDGKLIAKCIIGDVVAVRTYVKEA; this comes from the exons ATGGTTGAGAAGTTTGTTGGGACGTGGAAAATGATTTCCAGCGAGAACTTTGACGATTACATGAAGGCGATTG gtgttgGGTTCGCAACCCGACAGGTGGGCAATCGGACCAAACCCAATTTGGTGGTCAGCGTGGACGACCAGGGGACGGTGTGCATGAAGTCTCagagcaccttcaaaaacaccGAAATCAAATTCAAGCTGAACGAGCCCTTCGAAGAGACGACCGCCGACGACAGGAAGACGAGG ACCGTGGTGACTCTGGAAAACGGCAAGCTTGTGCAGAAACAGAACTGGGACGGCAAAGAAACCTGTATCGAAAGAGAGATCTCGGACGGCAAATTGATAGCG AAGTGCATCATTGGAGATGTGGTCGCTGTCAGGACATATGTGAAAGAGGCATGA
- the twist1a gene encoding LOW QUALITY PROTEIN: twist-related protein 1a (The sequence of the model RefSeq protein was modified relative to this genomic sequence to represent the inferred CDS: inserted 1 base in 1 codon), with translation MRDEDCSPMDSAGNSEEETERQLPRRGARKRRPTRRSSGGEEEEEXTESPSPGTKKCRKSSEGGGGSAGSGGSEGSSSPELSFDDLQTQRVLANIRERQRTQSLNEAFTSLRKIIPTLPSDKLSKIQTLKLAARYIDFLCQVLESDELDGRGTSCSYVAHERLSYAFSVWRMGGAWSLSTTSH, from the exons ATGCGGGACGAGGACTGCTCCCCGATGGACAGTGCGGGAAACAGCGAGGAGGAGACCGAGCGTCAGCTGCCTCGCAGAGGTGCGAGGAAGCGGCGGCCGACGAGGAGGAGCtcgggaggggaggaggaggagg acacggAGAGCCCGAGCCCCGGGACGAAGAAATGCAGGAAGAGcagcgagggtggaggaggcagcGCTGGCAGCGGTGGCAgcgaaggcagcagcagcccggaGCTCTCCTTCGATGACCTACAGACGCAGCGCGTCTTGGCCAACATACGCGAACGACAGCGGACGCAGTCCCTCAACGAAGCTTTTACGTCGTTACGTAAGATCATTCCCACCCTCCCGTCGGACAAGCTGAGCAAGATTCAGACGCTGAAGTTGGCGGCCCGGTACATCGACTTTCTGTGCCAGGTTCTGGAGAGCGATGAGCTGGACGGGCGAGGGACCAGCTGCAGCTACGTGGCGCACGAGCGACTCAGCTACGCGTTCTCAGTGTGGAGGATGGGGGGCGCCTGGTCCTTGTCCACCACGTCCCActag